A section of the Drosophila subobscura isolate 14011-0131.10 chromosome A, UCBerk_Dsub_1.0, whole genome shotgun sequence genome encodes:
- the LOC117903674 gene encoding protein unc-119 homolog, which yields MSVVGKQLNPVQSSSASTASASAAASAAAAAASISAPGNGDGNGSSGGQMGGGAAAAGASGAEGKRKEESNVSPEEVLNLTKITDDYLCSANANVFEIDFTRFKIRDLESGAVLFEIAKPPSEQFPDGLSVEETMLAAAEELSLDDTADPNAGRYVRYQFTPAFLNLKTVGATVEFTVGSQPVNNFRMIERHFFRDRLLKTFDFEFGYCIPYSKNTCEHIYEFPNLPPDLVAEMISSPFETRSDSFYFVENRLVMHNKADYAYDGGIIV from the exons ATGAGTGTTGTGGGCAAGCAATTGAATCCCGTGCAATCTTCCTCCGCCAgcacagcctctgcctctgctgctgcaagtgccgCTGCGGCGGCCGCTTCTATTTCCGCACCAGGCAACGGAGACGGTaacggcagcagcggtgggCAGATGGGTGGtggcgcggctgctgctggcgcctCGGGTGCCGAGGGCAAGCGCAAGGAGGAGTCCAACGTCAGTCCCGAGGAGGTGCTGAATCTCACAAAGATCACGGACGACTACCTCTGCTcggccaatgccaatgtgtTCGAAATAGACTTTACACGCTTCAAGATACGCGATCTGGAGAGTGGTGCCGTGCTCTTTGAGATCGCCAAGCCGCCCAGTGAGCAATTCCCGGACGGCCTGTCCGTCGAGGAGACAATGCTGGCCGCCGCCGAGGAGCTATCGCTTGACGACACTGCCGATCCCAATGCCGGACGCTATGTGCGCTATCAATTTACTCCGGCATTTCTCAACCTAAAAACTGTTGGCGCCAC GGTGGAGTTCACTGTGGGCAGTCAGCCAGTGAATAATTTTCGAATGATTGAGCGGCACTTCTTCCGTGATCGTTTGCTGAAAACCTTCGACTTTGAGTTTGGCTACTGCATTCCGTACTCGAAGAACACTTGCGAGCACATCTACGAGTTTCCTAATCTTCCACCCGACCTAG TTGCTGAAATGATATCGAGCCCCTTTGAGACGCGCTCGGACAGCTTTTACTTTGTGGAGAATCGTCTTGTGATGCACAACAAGGCCGACTACGCCTACGATGGCGGCATTATTGTCTAA